A single region of the Anticarsia gemmatalis isolate Benzon Research Colony breed Stoneville strain chromosome 11, ilAntGemm2 primary, whole genome shotgun sequence genome encodes:
- the LOC142976772 gene encoding golgin-45 isoform X2 gives MNKTRTAGDGMESDESTSETRVPSVDPKNVSLTRKDSLLPARLVQVYATNITRSEKKKSINMKTPKFVPYEPYTAAVKPITPRTVQKGAKKSRNNMDINTLITQMSQMDTNISEYKPRPKLSSISDKSGGEADRPSPEKVEMQKKIDILTQQNESLTEQLKQQVQVNKELKTMLVASMGEDLEIQVQSLNEDKKHLANALLSSAQHLSTHQEQTEWLAGQCEVWRSKFLASSLMVEELAQCKKLLTEKTDNLHQAIKQLLDERCRARDMMLCTYKNLYSLHEKWLENITISEYTGNSKMFNRPIGNLNFNATMPHSANILDMSSVNLKLSENISSSVPKQDISHLNNLPTITDGEKNAENIMAMPLEVQKVNEAPVNALVHHAYNNSGNTARPVASCVHCHGKVQLL, from the exons ATGAACAAAACAAGGACGGCTGGCGATGGAATGGAATCAGACGAGAGTACATCAGAGACTAGAGTACCCAGTGTTGACCCTAAAAATGTCAGTCTTACTAGAAAAGATAGTTTATTACCAGCTCGTTTAGTTCAGGTGTACGCTACAAATATAACAAGATCAGAGAAAAAAAAGTCAATAAACATGAAGACACCTAAATTTGTGCCTTATGAGCCTTACACAGCGGCAGTGAAACCTATAACTCCAAGGACAGTTCAGAAGGGAGCTAAAAAGTCGAGAAATAACATGGATATCAATACACTGATAACTCAGATGTCACAAATGGATACGAACATCAGTGAATATAAGCCAAGACCAAAATTAAGTTCAATAAGTGATAAATCTGGAGGAGAGGCTGACCGACCAAGCCCAGAGAAGGTTGAAATGCAAAAAAAGATAGATATTTTGACTCAACAGAATGAATCTCTTACAGAACAACTGAAACAACAAGTTCAG GTCAACAAGGAGTTGAAGACAATGTTGGTGGCATCAATGGGTGAGGACCTTGAGATACAGGTCCAATCTCTCAATGAAGATAAGAAGCATCTAGCCAATGCCTTATTAAGTTCCGCACAACATTTGTCTACACATCAG gagcaAACTGAATGGCTAGCAGGCCAATGCGAAGTATGGAGGAGCAAGTTTTTAGCAAGCAG TTTGATGGTAGAAGAGCTCGCACAATGCAAGAAACTATTAACGGAAAAGACTGATAACCTACATCaagcaataaaacaattgcTAGACGAGAGATGTCGCGCGAGAGACATGATGCTATGTACTTATAAAAACTTATACAGCCTTCACGAAAAATGGCTTGAGAATATCACCATTTCTGAATATACAGGAAATAGTAAAATGTTCAATCGACCGATTGGTAATCTCAATTTCAATGCCACAATGCCTCATTCAGCTAATATACTGGATATGTCGTCAGTAAATCTGAAGCTGTCGGAAAATATAAGCAGTTCTGTCCCCAAGCAAGATATTAGTCATTTGAATAACTTGCCTACTATTACTGATGGGGAAAAGAATGCTGAAAAT ATAATGGCAATGCCTTTAGAAGTGCAGAAAGTAAATGAAGCGCCAGTGAATGCGCTGGTTCACCACGCATACAACAATAGCGGCAACACAGCCCGTCCCGTCGCCTCCTGCGTTCATTGCCACGGGAAAGTCCAGCTGTTGTAA
- the CREG gene encoding cellular Repressor of E1A-stimulated Genes, with protein MKWAALLFACLCFLNSYAECKWKHYEKRGENRENWRETANEMPTKHYPRQDPPDHTKLIPMARYVLHNADWVSLATISILPAIEGFPFSNVKSVVDGSLANSTGVPYFYMSPLDFSARDLTKNNRATVMVSLEETRYCENHKMDPEDPRCTRLMLSGKMKKLKEATPEYTFAKAALFERHPAMADFPPDHDWFVAKLKIAQIAMIDWFGGAKYIPVRDYLAYNYTGTEMLQYHNRHIQRALFP; from the exons atgaagtgGGCAGCATTGTTGTTCGCGTGTTTGTGCTTCTTAAATTCTTATGCCGAGTGCAAGTGGAAACATTATGAAAAACGCGGGGAAAATCGGGAAAACTGGCGGGAAACTGCTAACGAGATGCCCACTAAACACTACCCGAGACAAGACCCACCTGACCACACCAAACTGATTCCAATGGCCAGATACGTTTTACACAATGcag ATTGGGTATCATTGGCAACGATTTCAATCTTGCCTGCCATCGAAGGGTTCCCGTTCTCGAACGTAAAATCCGTTGTGGATGGATCCCTTGCTAATTCGACCGGCGTACCATATTTCTACATGTCGCCTTTGGACTTCAGTGCGAGAGATCTTACg AAAAACAACCGCGCCACGGTGATGGTATCGCTTGAAGAGACACGATACTGTGAGAACCACAAAATGGACCCCGAAGACCCGAGGTGCACCCGCTTGATGCTCTCAGGGAAAATGAAGAAG TTGAAGGAGGCCACGCCGGAGTACACTTTCGCAAAGGCCGCCTTGTTTGAGAGACATCCGGCTATGGCTGACTTCCCTCCAG aTCACGACTGGTTTGTGGCTAAATTGAAGATCGCTCAAATCGCCATGATCGATTGGTTCGGAGGAGCGAAATACATCCCTGTACGCGATTACCTCGCATACAATTACACTGGCACGGAAATGTTACAATACCACAATCGACACATACAGAGGgctttatttccttaa
- the Grx3 gene encoding glutaredoxin 3, whose translation MSITNLESVANFENFIRTPVLTVVHFSADWAEQCKQVTEVLKELLKLPELQASGTKVAECDAEKLSEISLQYKIDSVPTVILFKNGTQVDRVDGADAAQISSKVKSHSSVKPASGDAPQKLEDRLKALINRHKVMVFMKGNRDQPRCGFSKTLIQIINSTGVEYDTFDILTDEEVRQGLKVYSDWPTYPQLYVNGELLGGLDIIKEIQAEGELEATLNPQ comes from the exons ATGTCGATCACTAATTTGGAATCAGTCGcgaattttgaaaattttattag AACACCTGTTCTAACAGTAGTTCATTTCTCTGCTGACTGGGCGGAACAATGCAAACAAGTTACTGAGGTTCTCAAAGAATTGTTGAAGCTTCCAGAATTACAGGCTAGTGGCACTAAAGTAGCTGAATGTGATGCAGAAAAATTATCAGAAATCTCACTGCAATATAAG ATTGACTCTGTGCCTACAGTAATATTATTCAAGAATGGCACACAAGTTGACAGAGTAGATGGTGCTGATGCTGCTCAAATATCTTCCAAAGTGAAGTCCCATAGTTCAGTAAAGCCGGCCAGCGGAGATGCTCCACAAAAACTAGAGGACAGACTGAAAGCTCTTATCAATAGACATAAAGTTATGGTGTTCATGAAAGGAAACCGTGACCAACCGAGATGTGGCTTTAGCAAAactttaattcaaattattaatagtactgg TGTGGAATATGACACTTTTGATATATTGACTGATGAAGAAGTTCGCCAAGGCCTTAAGGTGTACTCAGACTGGCCTACCTACCCTCAACTGTATGTAAATGGGGAATTACTAGGCGGGTTGGATATTATCAAGGAAATACAAGCTGAAGGAGAACTTGAGGCAACACTAAAccctcaataa
- the Pfdn5 gene encoding prefoldin 5, giving the protein MATVSSSPAPGMQQIDLATLNVQQLAQLKQQLDQEITVFHDSLQTLKIAQNKFIESGQCVGKITPESQGKTILVPLTGSMYVPGVITDTEKVLIDIGTGYYAQKDIEGAKDYFKRKVEFVTEQVEKIKMLGSEKAKVHKAICTVIENKLRASMQAAKPSTS; this is encoded by the exons atggCTACGGTATCAAGTTCACCGGCACCTGGGATGCAACAAATTGATTTGGCTACGCTAAATGTACAGCAGTTGGCGCAACTGAAACAACAATTAGATCAA GAGATTACTGTGTTTCACGATTCTCTTCAAACACTTAAGATAGCGCAAAATAAATTCATAGAATCTGGACAATGTGTTGGCAAGATAACTCCTGAAAGTCAAGGAAAAACCATCTTGGTACCATTAACTGGATCTATGTATGTACCTGGGGTAATAACTGATACAGAAAAAGTACTCATTGATATTGGAACTGGATATTATGCACAGAAA GATATAGAGGGTGCTAAGGACTATTTCAAGAGAAAAGTAGAATTTGTAACAGAACAAGTAGAAAAGATCAAAATGTTGGGATCGGAGAAGGCAAAGGTTCACAAAGCCATCTGTACTGTTATTGAGAATAAACTGAGAGCATCAATGCAGGCCGCCAAACCTTCTACATCATAA
- the LOC142976772 gene encoding golgin-45 isoform X1: protein MDNRYPYHSKIMNKTRTAGDGMESDESTSETRVPSVDPKNVSLTRKDSLLPARLVQVYATNITRSEKKKSINMKTPKFVPYEPYTAAVKPITPRTVQKGAKKSRNNMDINTLITQMSQMDTNISEYKPRPKLSSISDKSGGEADRPSPEKVEMQKKIDILTQQNESLTEQLKQQVQVNKELKTMLVASMGEDLEIQVQSLNEDKKHLANALLSSAQHLSTHQEQTEWLAGQCEVWRSKFLASSLMVEELAQCKKLLTEKTDNLHQAIKQLLDERCRARDMMLCTYKNLYSLHEKWLENITISEYTGNSKMFNRPIGNLNFNATMPHSANILDMSSVNLKLSENISSSVPKQDISHLNNLPTITDGEKNAENIMAMPLEVQKVNEAPVNALVHHAYNNSGNTARPVASCVHCHGKVQLL, encoded by the exons ATGGATAACCGATACCCATATCATTCAA AAATAATGAACAAAACAAGGACGGCTGGCGATGGAATGGAATCAGACGAGAGTACATCAGAGACTAGAGTACCCAGTGTTGACCCTAAAAATGTCAGTCTTACTAGAAAAGATAGTTTATTACCAGCTCGTTTAGTTCAGGTGTACGCTACAAATATAACAAGATCAGAGAAAAAAAAGTCAATAAACATGAAGACACCTAAATTTGTGCCTTATGAGCCTTACACAGCGGCAGTGAAACCTATAACTCCAAGGACAGTTCAGAAGGGAGCTAAAAAGTCGAGAAATAACATGGATATCAATACACTGATAACTCAGATGTCACAAATGGATACGAACATCAGTGAATATAAGCCAAGACCAAAATTAAGTTCAATAAGTGATAAATCTGGAGGAGAGGCTGACCGACCAAGCCCAGAGAAGGTTGAAATGCAAAAAAAGATAGATATTTTGACTCAACAGAATGAATCTCTTACAGAACAACTGAAACAACAAGTTCAG GTCAACAAGGAGTTGAAGACAATGTTGGTGGCATCAATGGGTGAGGACCTTGAGATACAGGTCCAATCTCTCAATGAAGATAAGAAGCATCTAGCCAATGCCTTATTAAGTTCCGCACAACATTTGTCTACACATCAG gagcaAACTGAATGGCTAGCAGGCCAATGCGAAGTATGGAGGAGCAAGTTTTTAGCAAGCAG TTTGATGGTAGAAGAGCTCGCACAATGCAAGAAACTATTAACGGAAAAGACTGATAACCTACATCaagcaataaaacaattgcTAGACGAGAGATGTCGCGCGAGAGACATGATGCTATGTACTTATAAAAACTTATACAGCCTTCACGAAAAATGGCTTGAGAATATCACCATTTCTGAATATACAGGAAATAGTAAAATGTTCAATCGACCGATTGGTAATCTCAATTTCAATGCCACAATGCCTCATTCAGCTAATATACTGGATATGTCGTCAGTAAATCTGAAGCTGTCGGAAAATATAAGCAGTTCTGTCCCCAAGCAAGATATTAGTCATTTGAATAACTTGCCTACTATTACTGATGGGGAAAAGAATGCTGAAAAT ATAATGGCAATGCCTTTAGAAGTGCAGAAAGTAAATGAAGCGCCAGTGAATGCGCTGGTTCACCACGCATACAACAATAGCGGCAACACAGCCCGTCCCGTCGCCTCCTGCGTTCATTGCCACGGGAAAGTCCAGCTGTTGTAA